A window of the Rhipicephalus microplus isolate Deutch F79 unplaced genomic scaffold, USDA_Rmic scaffold_301, whole genome shotgun sequence genome harbors these coding sequences:
- the LOC142793474 gene encoding ATP-dependent DNA helicase PIF1-like, with the protein MMSADQLKLVDRRLRQITQRLTEPFGRLDVILCGDLRQLPPVRASEIFKRPRSADGLLGFSTVTWHHLEYFPLVRVVRQSNVTFCAVLTKIGDSRALEPEEVKLLESRFVTVEEAAERAPSAVRIFYSNADVTRFNETMARSQDDFVVLRARDRYLGCKTPHLLENAKRRVARMVPSEFANLPGEVMAVVGKPYMMTHNIDLVDGLVNGAVGVLRLCELAGPLPDDGDGVDEEGEGDEDEETRVRRLWLEFDVPGTGKLTRARAARAVHEAHSNGYDVTSEN; encoded by the coding sequence ATGATGTCCGCCGACCAACTCAAACTGGTTGATCGCCGTCTGCGCCAGATCACGCAGCGACTCACCGAACCCTTCGGTAGACTGGACGTCATCCTCTGCGGGGACCTGCGGCAGTTGCCGCCCGTGCGTGCCAGCGAGATCTTCAAGCGGCCCCGCAGTGCTGATGGTCTCCTCGGATTCAGCACTGTCACCTGGCATCATCTCGAATACTTCCCGCTCGTGAGAGTCGTGCGCCAGTCCAACGTCACCTTCTGCGCGGTCCTCACCAAGATCGGGGACAGCCGCGCGCTCGAGCCCGAAGAAGTAAAGCTTCTCGAATCCAGGTTCGTCACGGTCGAGGAAGCCGCCGAGCGCGCGCCCTCGGCCGTGCGCATCTTCTACTCGAACGCCGATGTCACGCGTTTCAACGAGACCATGGCCCGTTCACAGGACGACTTCGTGGTGCTTCGCGCGCGTGATCGGTACCTCGGCTGCAAGACGCCGCATCTGCTCGAGAATGCCAAGCGCAGGGTTGCCCGCATGGTTCCCAGCGAGTTTGCAAATCTGCCCGGGGAAGTCATGGCCGTGGTTGGCAAGCCCTACATGATGACTCATAACATCGATCTCGTGGATGGTCTAGTCAACGGTGCGGTTGGAGTCTTGCGCCTGTGTGAGCTCGCCGGCCCGTTGCCCGATGATGGAGATGGAGTGgatgaagaaggagaaggagacgaGGATGAAGAGACGCGCGTGAGGCGACTGTGGCTCGAGTTCGATGTGCCCGGTACCGGAAagctcacgcgtgcgcgcgccgCTCGGGCCGTTCACGAGGCCCATTCCAACGGCTACGACGTGACCAGCGAGAACTGA